CGATGCTTCCTAGAAGGAGGAACACCGCTGGCCAGATGAATCTCTGCAGCTTGAAGGGCATGTGGGAGATTGTGACTAGTGCGGCTATTTTTCAAGCCTGAGGTTGAGGGAAAAAGCTGTTGTGATTTGCGGAGGGCTGTTGGGCGTGGTATGCATCAGAGAGAAACACGACATGCAGCAACACTACTACGGAAACGGGAATACCATGCGGCAGCCATCCAAGTTTGAAGGCGCTCAGGCGTGCAAGTGGCTTTTGATTATCAATATCGTAGTGTTTTTCCTGGATGCCGCAGGGGTGGAGCGGGGCACTATTGGACGCTTTAAAGAGTTCGGAGGGTACACTACGGATGGCTTTCTAGCGGGCCAGATCTGGAGAGTCGTAAGCTTCCAGTTTCTTCATTTTGGAGGCTGGCATTTGTTGGGGAACATGCTTGCGGTTTTCTTCTTTGGGCCTTTTGTAGAACGCTTCTGGGGTACCAAGAAATTTGTGGCCTATTATCTGATCTGCGGGGCCGCTGGAGCTCTGTTTTACAGTATCTTGGGGATTTTAGGGGTGGTGGAGAGCTATGGCCTGCTCTGTGGAGCTTCGGCGGGTATTTTCGGTATTATCGTGGCCCTGATTATCATCGCGCCAGACATGCGGGTGATGCTGCTGTTTCCGCCCATTCCCATGAAGATGAGGACGCTGGGAATTGTTTTTCTGGTCATTGCTGTCTACGTGGTTTTGACCGGGGGGCAGAATGACGGAGGTGAGGCGGGTCATCTTGGTGGAGCGATTATGGGCTTTGTGCTCATGAAATTTCCCGGCTTGCTTGGCTTTTTGGATCCAAAAGGTGCCAGAGGCGCCAAGAGACCAAAGGTGGTGCGCGAGGCAAAGATACGTCCGCGTACCGTGGTGAATCTCCAAGGTGACGAGGTTGACCGTATTTTGGACAAGATCAGTGAACAGGGATTTCAGAGCCTGACAGATGAAGAAAAACAAATTCTGAGTGATGCTGCAAAAAGAGAAGATGACTGATGCGGAGATGATTGAGTGCCCGGAAGACGGGAAGCAGCTAGAGCGCCTCAGGGCGATCATGCACCGTTTGCGCTCACCCGGTGGCTGCCCCTGGGATGCGGAGCAAACCCACCGGAGTCTGGTACCTCACATGATTGAGGAAACCTATGAGACGGTGGATACCATTCAACGAGAGGATTGGGAGCATCTCAAGGAGGAGTTAGGTGACTTGCTGCTGCAGGTGGTGTTTCACAGCGAAATCGCCGAAGGTGATGGCCGCTTCAACTTGGATGACGTAGCCAGAGGAATTTCAGACAAGCTGGTCCGTAGGCATCCACATGTCTACGGCGATAGTCAAGTCGATGGTGCTGACGGGGTGCTTAGTCAGTGGGATGAGATCAAGCGGCAAGAAAAGGGAGCCGAAGAAAAGCCATACCTCCATGGGGTGGGCAAAGGTCTCCCTGGTATGCTTAAGGCGGCCAAGCTACAGAAGAAAGTTTCCAAAGTAGGCTTTGATTGGCCGGACGCCAGATCGATATTGGATAAAGTCCGTGAGGAGTTGGACGAGGTGGAAGAGGCCTTTGATGCTTATCAAGAAGGGGGAGAGGTGCCAGATGCTTTACAGGCGGAAATCGGTGACCTTCTCTTTGTCGTGGTGAATGTGGCCCGGAAGTTAGGCGTGAATCCCGAGGTGGCCATTGAGCGTACGAACCTAAAGTTTGAAGAGCGTTTTCAGCGCTTGGAGACAAGTTTGCGTGAGCGTGGAATTTCACTGGCGGAGGCGACCTCTGAGGAGATGGAGAGAGAGTGGGTGAATGCCAAGGCGCACGACAGGCGCTAAATACTAAGAAATACGTCGATCTTATCCGATAGAGGTTGATTCTTTGGGCACAGTTCGTTTTACTGATCTTTACGAATGGAAATGACCTTCCAAGATACGCTAAACTTGGTCCTCAAGGCTTCTAACGAAGGAGTGTGGGACTGGTATGTAGGAAGTGATGAGGTGTATTACTCCGACAGGGTACGCGACTTCATGGGCTGGAAGTCTGGTGAGGAGATCAATATCTTCAAGGAGCCGGAAAAGATTTTGTTTAAGCCGGATGTAGCCTACTTCAGTAATATCTTGGAGATGACGCTGGCTGATTCGGATGAAGAACTCTTTGCGATTGATTGCCGCATCGTCTGCCCTAACGGCAGGAAACGATGGCTCCGCATTCGTGGGATTGTTACCTGGCAGGATGAGAAGCCTATCAGGTTGACCGGGTCAATGATTGACAT
The sequence above is drawn from the Rubritalea squalenifaciens DSM 18772 genome and encodes:
- a CDS encoding rhomboid family intramembrane serine protease — its product is MQQHYYGNGNTMRQPSKFEGAQACKWLLIINIVVFFLDAAGVERGTIGRFKEFGGYTTDGFLAGQIWRVVSFQFLHFGGWHLLGNMLAVFFFGPFVERFWGTKKFVAYYLICGAAGALFYSILGILGVVESYGLLCGASAGIFGIIVALIIIAPDMRVMLLFPPIPMKMRTLGIVFLVIAVYVVLTGGQNDGGEAGHLGGAIMGFVLMKFPGLLGFLDPKGARGAKRPKVVREAKIRPRTVVNLQGDEVDRILDKISEQGFQSLTDEEKQILSDAAKREDD
- the mazG gene encoding nucleoside triphosphate pyrophosphohydrolase, coding for MLQKEKMTDAEMIECPEDGKQLERLRAIMHRLRSPGGCPWDAEQTHRSLVPHMIEETYETVDTIQREDWEHLKEELGDLLLQVVFHSEIAEGDGRFNLDDVARGISDKLVRRHPHVYGDSQVDGADGVLSQWDEIKRQEKGAEEKPYLHGVGKGLPGMLKAAKLQKKVSKVGFDWPDARSILDKVREELDEVEEAFDAYQEGGEVPDALQAEIGDLLFVVVNVARKLGVNPEVAIERTNLKFEERFQRLETSLRERGISLAEATSEEMEREWVNAKAHDRR